Below is a window of 'Nostoc azollae' 0708 DNA.
CCGGTAAACCTGATCCCGGCCCACCGGAAGAAAAAGAAACCATACAGGTAGAAGGAACATTTACCAAAGCTGAAGACACCGACAAAAATAAGGGCAATGCTACCGCTTGGGTAGTAGGATTATTAATTGCTGCCACTGTGATCCCCATGGCAACTTATTACATCTATCAAATCAATCAGCCTTCAAATCAAGGGTAGCTAATTGGGGATTGGGTGGCTAATAACCTATCAATGTCGACCCATTCCCCACATTATAATTACGGAAAATAGACCTAGAATAGGAGAAAGTGGAAATGCATTTGTGGCTTCACTTCTTAATCCCCCAGCACCTAATCAGCCCATGATGAAAGCTGCTGCTGAATATAAACAACCAATGGGATTAAAATGACTTCTCCTACCTTTAACTATATTCTTGAACCTCTGCGTTCTCAACACAACCGAGATGATTTTCTGGCAAGCATTTTAAAGATGTTGTCATGATTGGAGGTATGAGATAGGAAAAAGTAAACCGGGATAACTGATAACTGATAACTGTCCCTAATCCTGCACGTAATCCTTCCCTGTCACCAAAGCAACTTCAGCCCGGACAAATTCTCGCCCTAAATAAGCAGCATGATCTAAGAAAGTAACAGGACAGGGTTGAGTTTCTTCAAAAATTTTCACACACAATTCTTTTGCCGTCCGCCCGCTAAATACCATTGTGTGAGTTCTTTCCACCTTACCCCGTGCTGGAATCACCTTGCCTGTTTCTGGATCTACAGCCAAACCGCAATCATCAATCACATTTGTGAAATGCTTGGCATAAATCAACCGATCATTGCGGTCGATGTAAATAATGAAATAGCCGTTAGGGTCAAGGTCAATACGACGCTGTGAAAGTTTATCATCAATGGCCGTTAAATCATCAACTATTAAATCCATACCCATTCTAAAAAGAGAAATTATGTCAACAGTTTTTTTTACATTACAACTCAAGTGTAATTCTTAAGTTAGCTTTTTCTCAAAAATTACAGGCTGGTACTGGAAATTTATTCTGAATTCCTGGTAGCAAAAGGTAACTCTGCGTTAATTGCTTTCATTTCCTCCTCTTCCATTTGATTCACCTCCAAGATATAGGGACCTAAGATTTGTCCTAAACGATTATTGTAAAAGCGGTGTAGGCTGTAATTGGGGGTAGGGGGAAACCCACGGCGTTTTTTATGTCTTCCACCTGCACCGGGGTCAAAAGTTTGGATACCGTGAGCAATCGCCCACTCAATCGGTGCATAATAACAAGCATCAAAATGCAAGCAATCTATGTCCTGAAAACTGCCCCCAATAGCGTCCATACAGTTTGTCATCCTTAAATAGACAAAATGACATCCCCACAGGCTGATGCTGATTATATTCACCATAAGCACCGAAAAACACCACTCGATGGCGATAATTATAAAATAGTTGTTCAAAAAACCTTTTGGTTAAATATTTACTGCCCCACCAACCAAACTTATCACAGGTATCAGCATAAAGATCATACATCAACGGAAACAGCGACTTAGGAATTTCATCCCCAGTTATTGCTTGCAGTCGTAAACCTGCCTTTTCTACAGCCTTACGTTCCCGCCTAATATTCCGTTTTTGATTAGCATTAAATACTTTTAACTAATCATCAAAAGTTTGAAAATTAGAATTTTTTCAAATATAGTTATGGTGCAATCAAGGCGTAAAACCTTGTCTTTACAAGACTGGCTGCCATTGAGGATCAACATAAAGAAAATGACAACCAGAAATCCCATGTTTAACGCAAAAGGCATCAATCTCATGCACCATTAACGCGCTGATTTCTTCCTCATCTTCCCCATCTGCAATTAAGAAGAGATAGCCTTCAGCGGGAGTAAAAGGTGACATTCCCAACATTTTTGGATAATACTCTACCCCAATGCGACAAGCTAATTCCGCCCAGTGATGATCAAATACAAATTCACCCTGACTATTCCCTTTTAGATACAGTGGGGCAGCAGCAATTAATACTCTATCTCGCCACAAAGTTAAGTGATTTGGCAAGCAACCCGCATTTGCTGTCGTACTATGGGAAGTTTCCATATTATTCAGCCAATCCCACTCCAAAAACGGGGTTTTCAGGGGCATAGCCAAAGCACCCCAGACTGCTTGAGGAACTTCGGTAATTTTATTAGTCCAAATAACAGAGTAGTTTGGTTTGAATTGTTTCAGCATCGTGTAGTTTTAAATATCTACTTTGAATATCTAAAAGTTAGCAAAAGCTTTATTTAGCCTAATCCATCACCACTGATTATTGCCGTGGATCATGGAGAAATACTTCCAGTACAACTGTGTAAAGTTCTAGTAACAAACAGTATTTAACCAGTTGTTGAAAGAATTTAATATCCGGATTGAGGTGTCTAGAACTTGAAAGCACTATATGAAGAGGCCAAGGAGATTTATTTTCTTTCTTTCTCTGTTGTAACAGTACTGGCTTTAATATGGTAGTTATTGTACCGTAAATATAAAGCGTAATAGCACTGTTGTATCAGTGCCTAAGCTAAACCAACCACAAATTTCTCATTAACTCTTGTATTCTGAACTCCTTATTGAATAATTTCACTTCTGGATCGATATGCGACACAAATCGTTATTACATCTACCGTCCCAAAGTTTTGTTATATCAAGTTTCTTTTTAACCATAGAATTTACGCAACTGGCATATTACTAAGGTGCGTCAGACCTATAAATTGGTTAGCATCAACTGATTTTTGACATCTGACTAACCCTACAAGAAACATTGAGTGTGAGACTTGCGTAAGTTCTAAAGGTATCAAATTCTGATTCCTTTAGCCAATTACAAAAAAGTTCTCATAACTTCATAAAATGCATCATTTAGCTAAACTCATCGCATATCGTTATTATTGTGGTTTGCAGATACGAAGTGAGAGACTCGATGGCTAAGTCCCGTCAATCGTCCTTTCGACGAATTTTAGTAACTAAAATATTGCTACTATTTGTCCCAGTTTTACTAATTGGGGAAATGGTTACACTCAATAAGGCACGTTCCAGCCTTCTGACAGCCGCACGTCAAAACCTAACAGACAGTGCTATTAACAAAGGAGAAAAAATCACTGATGATATCGCTGCACTGAAAACTAATTTACTGAGTGCCAGTCAAACAAAAGCCGTTCAGTCTGGATCATCATATCAAGCGCAAAAATTTCTCACTCAGTTAGCCAAGCAATTACCTACTAAAATTGCTTGTATTCAACTTAAAGCTCTCCGAAAACACAAAATTATTGCTAGTAGCTGCGGCGAGCAAACAATTGCCGAATTGCCAATATCATTTACCAATGATGAAGTGCAGATTACTGCTATTTCACCACCACAACCAGGAAAAACTGGTAAGAAAAACCCAGATAATCAACTGCAATTACTGTTATCAGCACCAGTTTATAGTCAACGAGGAAATTTAGCGTATACCTTAACTATCAAAACTACATTACATCAACAAATTAAACATAAGCAAGGTTCACTGATTGGTTACTTGGTAGTAATTGCTCAAGATGGTACTATCTTGGCTAATTTATCACGGGAAAAATTCGTAACTAATCTTAAGAATCCTTCACATATTCAAAAAATACAAGACATCATTCAAAATGCCATTCAAGGAAATAATAACTCCATAAATATTAATTTCCCAAATGGACAAGAATCAATCGTTGGTTATACAGCAATCCCTAATCCGATTACACAACAAAAACAACAGAAATGGATTATTTTAGCTGTTGCCAGTGTCAAAGATGCCCTGTTGGGTTTAAATGAAATCAAAGTGATTCTCATAGTATTAACTGCTGGTTTAATTGGTGCTAGTTTGTTAGTATCTTTATATTTAGCACCTTACTTAGCTAGT
It encodes the following:
- a CDS encoding DUF4346 domain-containing protein; translation: MDLIVDDLTAIDDKLSQRRIDLDPNGYFIIYIDRNDRLIYAKHFTNVIDDCGLAVDPETGKVIPARGKVERTHTMVFSGRTAKELCVKIFEETQPCPVTFLDHAAYLGREFVRAEVALVTGKDYVQD